A window of Mangifera indica cultivar Alphonso chromosome 11, CATAS_Mindica_2.1, whole genome shotgun sequence contains these coding sequences:
- the LOC123228739 gene encoding GDSL esterase/lipase At1g71691-like, with translation MSSSSLTNYQFKAVELGLPLIPAYSEASGDQVLHGVNYASATAGILDITGRNFVGRIPFSQQIRNFQNTLDQITGNLGATDLSKAIARSIFFVGMGSNDYLNNYLMPNYNTKNEYNAQQYADLLVEQYTRLYNLDARKFVLAVLGRMGCMPSILAQNQLDTCSEEVNQLVLPFNSNVKMMINNLNANLPGSKFIYIDITRMFEDLLVNYRSYGFSVIDRGCCEIGRNRGQITCLPFQTPCPNRDQYVFWDAFHPTEAVNILFGKKAFLGDLSNVYPMNIQQLANLDIGPN, from the exons ATGTCTTCATCATCTCTTACTAATTACCAATTTAAAG CTGTGGAGCTAGGGCTTCCCTTGATCCCTGCATACTCTGAAGCTTCTGGGGATCAAGTTCTTCATGGAGTCAACTATGCTTCTGCAACCGCCGGCATCCTTGACATCACCGGAAGAAACTTC GTGGGTCGTATACCGTTTAGTCAACAAATAAGGAACTTCCAAAATACTCTGGATCAAATTACTGGTAATCTTGGGGCAACTGATTTGTCCAAGGCTATCGCAAGATCTATATTCTTTGTAGGGATGGGGAGCAATGACTACTTGAACAACTATCTCATGCCAAATTACAATACCAAGAATGAATATAATGCTCAACAATATGCTGATCTTTTGGTTGAACAATACACCCG CCTGTACAATCTGGACGCTCGGAAATTTGTACTGGCTGTATTAGGAAGAATGGGCTGCATGCCAAGCATCTTGGCTCAAAACCAGCTTGATACCTGCTCAGAAGAAGTTAACCAGCTTGTTTTACCTTTCAATTCAAATGTGAAGATGATGATCAACAATCTTAATGCCAATCTTCCAGGTTCAAAATTCATTTACATCGATATCACTAGAATGTTTGAAGATCTGTTAGTCAACTACAGATCCTATG GGTTTAGTGTTATAGATCGAGGATGTTGTGAGATCGGGCGAAACAGAGGACAAATTACGTGTCTTCCATTCCAAACACCATGTCCAAACAGAGATCAGTATGTGTTTTGGGATGCATTTCATCCAACAGAAGCTGTCAACATTTTATTTGGAAAGAAGGCCTTCTTGGGCGACTTAAGCAACGTTTATCCCATGAACATACAGCAACTTGCCAATCTTGACATTGGACccaattaa
- the LOC123230090 gene encoding putative pentatricopeptide repeat-containing protein At1g12700, mitochondrial, translating into MFLKTSLVSSKSSFNVRFSSSSILSSVSQNQHTKSPPKHISTLKHHSQLYNFLHVNCRSGNFSLDEAFDSFNYMIHMHPTPAMSSFSILFSALVKKKHFDQLLVMYTRFISAGLLPDFIILNILIDCLSKMARDSDGFVVLGSIFRRGFYPNALTFNNLINGLCMAGKIKKAIAFFRKMVSVGCRPDVVTVGTLITGLCRTGNVTVALQLFEEMNNGNGEFGVICKPNIVCYTTIIDGLCKYGLVDKAKKLFSGMKTKGINPNVITYTTLIYGLCNTSNWEEAKTLFIEMLEEGVKPNVVTFNVVIDKFCINGKMDEANGLFQLMINRGVCPDTITYNILLSGFCLAGQIDDARRLFDSMASMGCKPDVFSYNILMDGLCLTNKIDDAKELLASMLSMGCTPDVASYNTLINWYCKNRKIDEALNLYEEMTSEGVRPDVFAYNTLLSGLFMNGNVRHAKKLFVKMQLSNLPPDLFTYSILIDGYCKNGCVLEAVQLFYTLINRNIQPNITTFNCLINGLCKTGRLNIAWEMFNGFCKEGKLEMASKCFSDMEQNGVAPDLVTFNTLMSGFLQNNETLKVVELLHKMKERNVKADASIGSIILDLLGKHEDYRKVLNLLPSFSTQEPTGC; encoded by the exons atgtttcttaaaacttcacttgtttcttcaaaatcatctttcaatgttagattttcatcttcatctattctttcttcagtttcccaaaatcaacacacaaaatcacCACCCAAACACATCTCCACTCTTAAGCACCATtctcaactttataatttccttcATGTAAACTGCAGGTCAGGTAACTTTTCTCTTGATGAAGCTTTTGATtccttcaattatatgattcatatgCACCCAACTCCTGCTATGTCTTCCTTCagtattttgttttctgcacttgttaagaaaaaacattttgatcaaCTTCTTGTGATGTACACGAGATTCATTTCAGCTGGGTTGTTGCCGGATttcattattttgaatattttaattgattgcttAAGCAAAATGGCACGCGATTCTGATGGTTTTGTTGTTCTTGGGAGTATTTTTAGGAGGGGTTTTTACCCAAACGCTTTGACTTTTAACAATCTGATTAATGGTCTTTGTATGGCGGGCAAGATTAAGAAGGCCATTGCATTTTTTAGGAAAATGGTTTCGGTTGGTTGTAGACCGGATGTGGTTACAGTTGGGACTTTGATTACTGGGTTGTGTAGAACTGGTAATGTCACTGTTGCCCTtcagttgtttgaagaaatgaataacGGGAATGGTGAATTTGGTGTCATTTGTAAGCCTAATATTGTTTGCTATACTACAATTATTGATGGTCTTTGCAAATATGGGTTAGTAGACAAGGCAAAGAAACTGTTTTCAGGAATGAAGACCAAGGGCATTAATCCAAACGTGATTACTTACACCACTCTAATTTATGGTTTGTGTAATACATCTAATTGGGAGGAGGCTAAAACTTTGTTTATAGAGATGTTGGAGGAAGGTGTAAAACCTAATGTGGTGACATTTAACGTGGTAATTGATAAGTTTTGTATCAATGGAAAGATGGACGAAGCCAATGGGTTGTTCCAACTAATGATTAATAGAGGTGTTTGTCCCGACACAATAACTTATAACATACTTTTGAGTGGTTTTTGCTTGGCAGGTCAGATTGATGATGCTAGAAGGCTATTTGATTCCATGGCAAGTATGGGTTGTAAGCCTGATGTTTTTAGCTACAATATTTTGATGGATGGTTTAtgcttgacaaataaaattgatgatgccaAGGAACTTTTAGCCTCAATGTTGAGTATGGGATGCACACCTGATGTAGCTAGCTACAATACTCTGATCAATTGGTAttgcaagaatcgaaaaattgatGAAGCCTTGAATCTTTATGAGGAAATGACTTCCGAGGGAGTTAGGCCAGATGTTTTTGCTTATAATACCTTGCTATCTGGGCTTTTTATGAACGGTAATGTCAGACATGCAAAAAAGCTATTTGTTAAGATGCAACTTAGTAATTTGCCTCCCGACTTATTTACGTATAGTATTCTTATTGATGGTTATTGCAAAAATGGTTGTGTTTTGGAGGCTGTTCAACTGTTCTATACTTTAATAAATCGAAACATTCAACCTAACATCACAACTTTCAATTGTCTCATTAATGGGTTGTGCAAAACAGGGAGACTCAATATTGCTTGGGAAATGTTCA ATGGATTTTGTAAGGAAGGAAAGTTAGAAATGGCAAGTAAATGTTTCTCagatatggagcaaaatggtgtTGCGCCAGATTTGGTCACTTTCAATACGCTTATGTCTGGTTTCTTGCAGAATAATGAGACTTTAAAAGTGGTGGAacttcttcacaaaatgaaagagagaaatgtgaaaGCAGATGCATCCATAGGTTCAATAATATTAGATTTACTGGGAAAGCATGAAGATTATCGTAAAGTCCTGAATTTGCTACCATCCTTTTCAACCCAAGAACCAACAGGATGTTGA
- the LOC123230093 gene encoding pentatricopeptide repeat-containing protein At1g62720-like, with product MASVGCKPNVFSYNILMEGLCLTNKIDDAKELLASMLSMGRTPDVVSYNTLINWYCKNRKIDEALNLYEEMTSEGVRPNVFAYNTLLSGLFRNGNVRHAKMLFE from the exons ATGGCAAGTGTGGGGTGTAAGCCTAATGTTTTTAGCTACAATATTTTGATGGAGGGTTTAtgcttgacaaataaaattgatgatgccaAGGAACTTTTAGCCTCAATGTTGAGTATGGGACGCACACCTGATGTAGTTAGCTACAATACTCTGATCAATTGGTAttgcaagaatcgaaaaattgaCGAAGCCTTGAATCTTTATGAGGAAATGACTTCCGAGGGAGTTAGGCCAAATGTTTTTGCTTATAATACCTTGCTATCTGGGCTTTTTAGGAACGGTAATGTCAGACATGCAAAAATGCTATTTG AATAA
- the LOC123230092 gene encoding succinate--CoA ligase [ADP-forming] subunit beta, mitochondrial-like produces the protein MLKFPCKEENTDEDACKVVDGLAPKATDQNDAVEKWYDLECLICVLLVLLVIYMHKYSLYICSFLPINVGRNLYFFGKMNPLDEVSSKKLVVADAKLNFDDGAAFLVEGNLSCDPSLEGP, from the exons ATGTTAAAGTTTCCATGTAAAG AGGAAAATACTGACGAAGATGCTTGTAAGGTTGTAGATGGTTTAGCACCTAAGGCCACTGATCAAAATGATGCTGTTGAGAAATGGTATGATCTTGAATGTCTCATCTGTGTACTCTTAGTGCTACTTGtaatatacatgcataaatataGTCTCTACATTTGTTCGTTTTTACCAATCAATGTTGGTAGGAATCTTTATTTCTTTGGAAAGATGAATCCCCTTGATGAAGTCTCTAGTAAGAAGTTGGTGGTAGCTGATGCTAAGTTGAACTTCGATGATGGTGCTGCCTTCCTGGTAGAAGGGAATCTCTCTTGTGATCCATCACTAGAGGGTCCTTGA
- the LOC123228742 gene encoding GDSL esterase/lipase At1g71691-like, whose product MSSSSLTNYQFTAVELGLPLIPAYSEASGDQVLHGVNYASAAASILDITGRNFVGRIPFSQQIRNFQNTLDQITGNLGATDLSKAIARSIFFIGMGSNDYLNNYLMPNYNTKNEYNAQQYADLLVEQYARQLTSLYNLGARKFVLAGLGRMGCIPSILAQNQLGTCSKEVNQLVLPFNTNVKTMINNLNANLPGSKFIYIDIARMFEDLLVNYRSYGFSVIDRGCCGIGRNRGQITCLPFQTPCPNRDQYVFWDAFHPTEAVNILFGKKAFSGDLSIVYPMNIQQLANLDIGPN is encoded by the exons ATGTCTTCATCATCTCTTACTAATTACCAATTTACAG CTGTGGAGCTAGGGCTTCCCTTGATCCCTGCATACTCTGAAGCTTCTGGGGATCAAGTTCTTCATGGAGTCAACTATGCTTCTGCCGCTGCTAGCATCCTTGACATCACCGGAAGAAACTTC GTGGGTCGTATACCGTTTAGTCAACAAATAAGGAACTTCCAAAATACTCTGGATCAAATTACTGGTAATCTTGGGGCAACTGATTTGTCCAAGGCTATCGCAAGATCTATATTCTTTATAGGGATGGGGAGCAATGACTACTTGAACAACTATCTCATGCCAAATTACAATACCAAGAATGAATATAATGCTCAACAATATGCTGATCTTTTGGTTGAACAATACGCCCGGCAACTCACT AGCCTGTACAATCTGGGCGCTCGAAAATTTGTACTGGCTGGATTAGGAAGAATGGGCTGCATACCAAGCATCTTGGCTCAAAACCAGCTTGGTACCTGCTCAAAAGAAGTTAACCAGCTTGTTTTACCTTTCAATACAAATGTGAAGACGATGATCAACAATCTTAATGCCAATCTTCCCGGTTCAAAATTCATTTACATCGATATCGCTAGAATGTTTGAAGATCTGTTAGTCAACTACAGATCCTATG GGTTTAGTGTTATAGATCGAGGATGTTGTGGGATCGGGCGAAACAGAGGACAAATTACATGTCTTCCATTCCAAACACCATGTCCAAACAGAGATCAGTATGTGTTTTGGGATGCATTTCATCCAACAGAAGCTGTCAACATTTTATTTGGAAAGAAGGCCTTCTCGGGCGACTTAAGCATCGTTTATCCCATGAACATACAGCAACTTGCCAATCTTGACATTGGACCCAATTAA